Sequence from the Undibacterium piscinae genome:
GATTCTAGAAATTGGCCGTTGATGAGTAATTTAACGCTGGGGTTGTTCGCTACTGAGTTCATGCTTTACTCCTGAGACTATGCAGCACTGCGGCGAGACCTGGCCCGTCGCAGCTGCAATGAGGTTCTGAAAACGGCAAAAATTGCCGGCCACGGCTAGCTAAGTCTAGACTTAGGCAGCCCTCACGCACCTTCCGTACCTGAGCAGATTCCAGAAAAAGCCAGCACAAATCATCGATTTGAGTTGAGCATTCACGAAGATCAACAGGCCGGTATCCGGGCTGGTACATTCGCTTACATCGCCTTCCCAGTCAGTTTCGACCAGTGGCATTGATGATGCTTGCGCAGTACTTACCGTTGCGGAGGCAGCAGTGGCATGAGGTCAGTATTACTCTGAGCGACCCGCACCACTTTCCCGTTTAACAGCACGCAAGACCATGCGTGCTGCACCTGTTGTTTTTAGAATAGCATATTAATTGACGTTAACGTTAACGTCATTCGATGAAGAAAATTCATCTTTGTGGTTTTGCCGCTAGTGGCTCCCGTGTCTCTGACTCAAGCCCCAGGGACGCATTTTTTACAGTCCCCCCCGCCAACACACATATCCCATGCGGGCTAGCGGCCAGGCAGGGTGGAAAGCCGCATGGAATATGCGCGCTGGGCCTGCCTTGAATGAGATATTTTTAGTTGGGAGAAATATGTTTTAATAACATCTAAATTTACAGAAAAGGAATTTCATGAAATTGATAGGAATGTTAGATTCACCCTATGTCCGCAGGGTGGCGATATCTTTGCAATTGCTGGATTTGCGCTTCGAGCACCAGTCACTTTCGGTGTTTGGTGGTTTTGCCGAATTCCAGCAAATTAATCCTGTGGTCAAAGCGCCCACGCTAGTCTGCGATGAAGGTGCAGTGCTGATGGATTCTAGCCTGATACTGGAGTTGGCCGAAGCCATGGCGGCGCCCGGCAAGAGTTTGCTGCCAGCGACATTCGCCGAGCGTCAGCATGCCCTGCGTTTGATAGGTTTGGCTTTGGCGGCTTGCGAAAAAAGTGTGCAAATCGTGTATGAACTCAAGCTCAGACCGGCCGAAAAAATACACGCACCCTGGTTGGAGCGAGTGCAAGGACAGATGCTGGCCGCTTACACGGCACTAGAGGCTGAGTTACAAGCGCAGCCCTTAAGTTTTGAGAATCGGGGATACACCCAAGCCGGAATCAGCACCGCAGTGGCTTGGCATTTCACCCAGCAAATGCATGCAGAGATGGTGCCTGCTACGCGTTTCCCTGCTTTGCAGGCATTTTCAGTGCGTGCCGAGGCACAGGCGCCCTTCATGGCGGCACCGCATGGTGCGAGTACTTATTTTGATCGCTGAACAATCTTGAGCTAGCTGTGGTAGCAAAATAAGAACGAAAAAAACGGCGCCTGAGCGCCGTTGTCTATTTCGAACTAAAATTTACATTTGGAAAGAATTGGTTTTTTGACGGCGACGTGCCAGGAAACCAAACAAGCCCAAACCGCCTAATAACATGGCGTAGCTAGATGGTTCAGGTATCGCAGGAATCGCATTGTAGGCGACCACATTGCTCAAGCTAAATTTCATATCGTTGAAATCTTTATCGCCACCACCGAAGGCGTCTTCAAAGCCAACAGTGGCCGAGTGATGCTTACCTAATACCGCGTTCGCATGGAAAACATTGTCGGCATTTAAACTCGCTAAGCCGCTAGAGAAAGTATATTTAGTGTTTTTTACATACAACTGAAAAGTTAATGCGGTACCTTGTACAAACTTACCCAGATCAACATATTGACCTAATGTCGACGTTTGTCCGTTAAAGATTTTTTTGCCGTTGAAATACAAAATATCGGTGTAGCCGGCATCGGAGCCCAAAAACGTCGCGTAAACATGGCCAGTCTTGGCAACTTCTAAGCTTCCACCGGCGATAGTGATGACGGGCGCTTTAGCATGAGCGGCAAATGAAACTAGGGAAATCAGGGCAGCGAGTGCAAACTTCTTCATGGACATTGAGTTTTCCGGTAGGTAAAATGAGAAGACAGAATTCTACGTTGTTTAAAATATAAATAGATGTCTGAGTAACATTAAACTGACGTAAAGTTGAAAATATTTTTGCTTTTCATCTTGTAGTTTGAAGTTTACATTCCACTCGGAAATACTTACGGTCTTTGCCATCCACGACAGTTCTAGATGCTTGCTCTAACAGTTCGCAGGTTTTGCCCTAGACCTAGTTTTATAGTTTGCTCCACACCAGTGGCGCGCCCTTGGCATCAGTGACTCTCATCATTTCTTTGAAGGCGCGCGCCTGTACTTTATCGGGTAAGCGCACCAAGTCGACGCTGTCTGATCGTGTATGCCCAATTAAATAAATGCTGTGTTATGATCACGAAAGTGCCCATTTATGTATTTAACTTTAAAGGTGCAAAATGCTTACGGAATCATAGTTGAAAGAAAATCAAGTCATTGAAAAGCCCGCGCTTATAGTCGCTCCAGCGACAGAGAAAGCGGCAGTGGTAGTGATGAGCCCGGCAGATAAGCCTGTCACTAAAAAAAAGCGGTGTCCAGTCCGGCAAAGCCTAAGGCGTCTGCGCCTAAGTCTGTCGCTGCACAAGCGAAACTGGCAACGCCAAAAGTGGCTGCGTCCAAAGTAGTTACGCCGAAAGTAGCGGCTCCCGCAAAAATGACGGAGGTCAATGTCAAGGCAGCCGTGAAAGCCATTGCGGCCGCTAAGCCGGTGAAGGCAGATAAAATTAACGGGAAGGCTGCCCCTCAGTCAGTAGCTAAGCCAGCAGCTAAGCCAGCAACTAAGGCTGCAACTAAGGCTGCAACTAAGGTTGCCACTAAGGTTACCACTAAGCCTGTAGTTAAGGTCGCCACTAAGCCAGTCACTAAGGCGCTCGTTAAGTCTGCCGTCAAGCCAGCGGCCAAGCCTGCCACTGCCGCGAAAGCCGTGCAGGGTACAATGCATAAAGCCAAAAAAGAAAAATTGATCCGCGATAGCTTTACTATGCCCGAGTCAGAATACGCGGTGCTTGGGCAAGTGAAAAAAGCCTGTATCAGCGCTGGCGTGGAAGTGAAGAAAAGCCAGTTATTGCGCATAGGCCTGTTACTGTTGAGCCAGACCGATGTGACGAGACTGGCGAATTTGATCGCCAGTCTTGCACCTTTGAAAGCCGGCCGTCCGAAAAAAGAGAAGTAATCAGCAAGCGCAAATCGCATCGCATTTGCACCTGCTTGATGTTGCCGACAGCTCCGCATTTTTATAGCGGGGCTGTTGTTTTTTTATCTGTCATAAAACCGACATGAAACGGTCATCGCCTTGAAGTAATCGTGCTTTATTCTTCGTTCGTCAATCGATCAACGAGGATAATAAATGAGATTACTCACCATACCTGCCGATGCCAATCCTAGTTTTTCCAAGCTAAGCTTAAGCCTTGCCAGCACCTCCAAAGAGGTCAGGGAAGTGCAGCGCTTGCGTTATAAAGTGTTCATAGAAGCGATGGGTTTATCTGCGTTGAGTAATCCGGAGGGATTGGACACTGACGAATTTGACGAGCATTGCGACCATCTGATCGTGCGCGATACCAAGACCCTTAAAGTGGTCGGCACCTACCGTATTCTGGGCCCGAACGCAGCGCGCCATCTGGGCCGCTATTATTCTGAAACCGAATTTGATTTATCCCGCCTGGCAAATATCCGCGGCAGTATTGCCGAAGCGGGGCGTGCCTGCATCCATCCTGACTATCGCAGTGGCACCGTGATCATGATGCTGTGGGCTGGCTTGGCGGCATATATGCAGCGTGAGCGTTGCACTTACCTGATCGGTTGTGCCAGCATCAGCCTCACTGACGGTGGTCATAATGCGGCGGCGATTTGCCGTAGTTTTAAAGAGACCGATTACGCACCACTCGATTATCGCGTCACGCCGCATCTGCCTTTCCCTATCGAGAATATGGATGAAGGACATGTGGCGCGTATTCCTCCGCTACTGAAAGGCTATTTGCGCGCCGGTGCCTGGGTTTGCGGCGATCCGGCCTGGGACCCTGATTTTCACTGCGCAGATTTGTTTGTGATGCTGCCGTTGGCGAATCTGGATAATCGTTACGCCAGGCATTACGGCACCGGGGAGTAAGCAATGAAACCGGCAGATCAGTTCCTGAATAAAAAAATGAGTCGCAAGCTGTTTAATACCGGCAAAAAAGAAGTGAGTCGTTTTCGCACTATTTGGATTTCTGATCTGCATCTGGGAACTACCGGTTGCCAGGCCGCACGCTTGCTGGAGTTTTTGCAGTCCACCGAATCTGAAACCCTGTATCTGGTCGGTGACATCATCGACGGCTGGCAACTAAAGCGGCGTTGGTACTGGGATCAGGCACATAACAACGTCGTGCAAACGGTCCTGAAAAAAGCCAAGAAGGGCACCAATGTGATCTTTGTGCCGGGCAATCACGACGAGGCGATACGCCAGTTCATTGATCTCGATTTTGGTGGCATTAAGGTCAGGGATGAAATGGTGCATGTCACTGCACAAGGTAAGCGCATGCTGGTGTTGCATGGTGACAGATTCGACGGTGTGATCGCCTGCGCCAAATGGCTGGCCTATGTCGGCGATAGTTTATATACGGTGATCCTCAAATTTAACCAGGTATTTAATAGTTGGCGCGCTCGCGTTGGCTTGCCGTATTGGTCGCTCTCACAATATCTGAAGCTCAAAGTTAAAAACGCCGTCAGCTATATCAGTTCGTTTGAAAATGCGCTGGCCGATGAGGCGCGTAAGCGTGGCCTTGATGGCGTCATTTGCGGTCATATCCACAAGGCGGAAATCCGCGAGATAGACGGAATTACCTATTGCAACGATGGTGATTGGGTGGAAAGTCTGTCGGCCTTGGTTGAGGATGCCAGTGGCGAATTACGGCTGGTTAGCTGGCATGACATCGTACTGCGCGATCAACAGGCGGAGCTCGCTCCGCAGCCGGTGCAGGAACCCGTGATGGTGCCTGGTTTGCACGCCTGATTCCTTCAAAGGACTTAGGAAAAAAGGGTTTTTCTGAGGGGAATTTTTAACAAGGCTTGAATCAGGCTATTCTCGCTTATACCGGCATTTTCGATGCCGTGATACATCCTGGTAGAGAATTTTTGAAATATCTAAATCGGAACAAGCCCTTAATCGGGATGTAGGGCAAGGCGCAAACCGCAGCAATACATTGGCATTGAGAGCCACACAGGACGCAAGGGACGTAATCAAGATTTTCCCTGCGAACGCTGCGCCTCTGCGGCAAGAAAGTTTTTTTGTTTTTAGGTTTTTAGAAATTTTCAAATATCAATACGCAATACACAATAAGCATGCGCTTGCTGGCATGATGTGGCTCGCGAAGGCGCATGGATAGTGCGTCTGGGTTTTTAGAATGGCTCTTTTACATTGCCCGGACTTGGCTTATTTCAGCACCAGATCGGGTGTCATGATAGCTTTCAGGTAGGTCTGCAAGCCATCCTCTTCCTTTTGCTTTTGGCTGATCCACCAGACATTGCCCTTGCGTACTGCACACTCCATCTGCATAGGGGCGATCAGACGGGCGGCGACCTGACCCAGATAGGGCTGGTGTCCGACGATCAATACCGGCTCGCGGCTATGCGGCCAGTTAGCAGCTGCCAGCACTTCATCTGCGCTGGCATTTGGGCCCAGTTCGTGCAAAACCTTGAATTTTCTGTCCAGCGCTGCCATGGTTTCCCTGGTTCTCAGGGTAGGGCTGACCAGGATGCGGCAACTATCGGGCAGGTTGCCATCCAGCCAACGCGCCATCTTGTTGGCTTGCCTGATTCCTTTGGGCGTCAGCCTGCGAGACTCGTCGGGTAGTTCCGCTGTGCCCGGTTCCGCTTCCGCATGGCGCCAGAGTATCAGATCCATACTTGCCTCACTAAACTGAGTATGCCGGTTCTCATTCGTCCGCGACCGAGCCCAAGTGCTGCATCAGGTGTGCCTGAGCGCAGAACGGTACTTGCTTGGCACGGGTTTTCTTGCGTTCGTAATGACCTTCGGTATCGAGTGTCCAGGCATTGACATTGTCTTTCAGGTAGGGCTCCAGACCTTCTGTCATCACGCGTTTTTTGAGTGATTTATCCAAGACCGGAAACGCCACTTCTATGCGCCGGAACAGATTGCGGCTCATCCAGTCGGCGCTGGCCAGATAGGTGTCGTGCTGCAGGTCGTTGCGGAAATAATAAATGCGGGAATGTTCGAGGAAGCGTCCGATAATCGAGCGTACCCGGATGTTTTCGGATAAGCCCGGCACACCGGGGCGCAGCGTGCAGGCACCACGTATGATCAGGTCAATCTTGACGCCGTCGGCGGACGCGGCATACAGCGCACGGATCACCGACTCATCGACCAGGGCATTCATCTTGGCGATGATGCGCCCCGGCCGGCCTTCTCTGGCGATCTTGGCTTCGTTGCGTATCGCCTTGATGATCTGCGGTTGTAAGGCAAACGGTGCCAGCCACAGGTAATCGAGTTTCTTGGGCTTGGTCAGTCCGGTCAGATGGATGAACACCTCGTTGACTTCGGCCGCCATTTGCGGGTGCGCCGTCAGCAAGCCAAAATCGGTGTAAAACTTCGTGGTGGAAGGATGGTAGTTGCCAGTGCCGAGATGGGCGTAGT
This genomic interval carries:
- a CDS encoding GNAT family N-acetyltransferase, encoding MRLLTIPADANPSFSKLSLSLASTSKEVREVQRLRYKVFIEAMGLSALSNPEGLDTDEFDEHCDHLIVRDTKTLKVVGTYRILGPNAARHLGRYYSETEFDLSRLANIRGSIAEAGRACIHPDYRSGTVIMMLWAGLAAYMQRERCTYLIGCASISLTDGGHNAAAICRSFKETDYAPLDYRVTPHLPFPIENMDEGHVARIPPLLKGYLRAGAWVCGDPAWDPDFHCADLFVMLPLANLDNRYARHYGTGE
- a CDS encoding PEP-CTERM sorting domain-containing protein — translated: MKFSLSNVVAYNAIPAIPEPSSYAMLLGGLGLFGFLARRRQKTNSFQM
- a CDS encoding histidine phosphatase family protein; the encoded protein is MDLILWRHAEAEPGTAELPDESRRLTPKGIRQANKMARWLDGNLPDSCRILVSPTLRTRETMAALDRKFKVLHELGPNASADEVLAAANWPHSREPVLIVGHQPYLGQVAARLIAPMQMECAVRKGNVWWISQKQKEEDGLQTYLKAIMTPDLVLK
- a CDS encoding glutathione S-transferase, which produces MKLIGMLDSPYVRRVAISLQLLDLRFEHQSLSVFGGFAEFQQINPVVKAPTLVCDEGAVLMDSSLILELAEAMAAPGKSLLPATFAERQHALRLIGLALAACEKSVQIVYELKLRPAEKIHAPWLERVQGQMLAAYTALEAELQAQPLSFENRGYTQAGISTAVAWHFTQQMHAEMVPATRFPALQAFSVRAEAQAPFMAAPHGASTYFDR
- a CDS encoding UDP-2,3-diacylglucosamine diphosphatase, translated to MKPADQFLNKKMSRKLFNTGKKEVSRFRTIWISDLHLGTTGCQAARLLEFLQSTESETLYLVGDIIDGWQLKRRWYWDQAHNNVVQTVLKKAKKGTNVIFVPGNHDEAIRQFIDLDFGGIKVRDEMVHVTAQGKRMLVLHGDRFDGVIACAKWLAYVGDSLYTVILKFNQVFNSWRARVGLPYWSLSQYLKLKVKNAVSYISSFENALADEARKRGLDGVICGHIHKAEIREIDGITYCNDGDWVESLSALVEDASGELRLVSWHDIVLRDQQAELAPQPVQEPVMVPGLHA